The proteins below come from a single Gossypium raimondii isolate GPD5lz chromosome 2, ASM2569854v1, whole genome shotgun sequence genomic window:
- the LOC105789364 gene encoding protein TORNADO 2, whose amino-acid sequence MALSNNVIGAINFVAMLLSIPILGAGIWLSNQPADSCLKILLWPIITLGVLILVMALAGFVGAFWRIPWLLMAYLVGMLVLIILLACLVIFMYMVTIRGSGHIVPNRAYLEYHLEDFSIWLQRRVRGSYKWERIETCLSTTQICPDLNQTYTMAMDFFRAYLTPIESGCCKPPTECGYTFVNPTNWISPINNIADPDCIQWNNDQTKLCYSCNSCKAGLLASLKQEWRRADIILLVTLIALICVYLVGCCAFRNAQTEDIFRKYRQGYS is encoded by the exons ATGGCATTGAGCAACAATGTGATAGGTGCAATCAACTTTGTTGCTATGTTGCTCTCGATCCCAATCCTCGGTGCTGGAATCTGGCTTTCGAATCAACCGGCCGACTCttgtcttaaaattttgttatggcCTATAATAACATTAGGTGTCTTAATCTTGGTTATGGCACTAGCAGGTTTTGTAGGAGCATTTTGGCGTATCCCATGGTTACTTATGGCTTACCTTGTTGGCATGCTAGTGCTTATCATATTGCTTGCATGTTTGGTTATTTTCATGTACATGGTCACCATTAGAGGGTCAGGTCACATTGTTCCTAATAGGGCATATTTGGAATATCATTTGGAAGATTTTTCAATATGGCTTCAAAGGAGAGTACGAGGTTCTTACAAGTGGGAAAGGATTGAAACATGTTTGAGTACAACACAGATTTGTCCTGATTTGAACCAAACTTATACAATGGCTATGGATTTCTTTAGGGCTTATTTGACTCCTATTGAG TCAGGGTGTTGTAAGCCACCAACAGAGTGTGGATACACATTTGTGAACCCAACAAATTGGATCAGTCCCATTAACAACATTGCTGACCCTGATTGCATTCAATGGAACAATGACCAAACAAAGCTCTGTTATAGCTGTAATTCTTGCAAGGCAGGATTGCTAGCAAGTTTGAAACAAGAATGGAGAAGGGCCGACATAATATTGCTTGTAACTCTTATTGCTTTGATATGTGTGTATTTAGTAGGGTGTTGTGCCTTTAGGAATGCCCAAACTGAGGACATATTTAGAAAATACCGACAAGGTTACTCGTAA